CCCGGAACGGGTTGCCGGCCATCGTTCTGCGGCCCCACCTCATTTGGGGCCCCGGCGACAATCATCTCGCGCCCCGGCTCCTGGCGCGGGCCGCGAAGCTGAGGCGGGTCGGTACCGGCGACAACAAGGTTGACACCATTTACGTCGACAACGCGGCCAGGGCGCATGTGCTGGCCGAGCGGCGATTGGCTGAAAGCCCGGAGCTCTCCGGCCGCATCTATTTCATCAGTCAGGATGATCCCATCCCGTTGTGGGAGATGGTCGATCACATTCTGGCCGCCGGCGGACTGCCGCCAGTCCGGAAAAAAATCTCCCCGGCCCTGGCCCGATTCGCCGGCACGCTGTGCGAGGCCCTATTTCATCTGTTTCGGATCAAAAGCGAGCCGCCCATGACCCGCTTCGTGGCCAACGAATTGGCCACGGCCCACTGGTTCGACATTTCGGCGGCCAAACGGGATCTGGGGTATCGGGTCGAGGTGAGCACCGAGCAGGGGTTGCGGCGGCTGGCCGAATGGTTGAAAACGCACCAGACGCAAGCAGAGGTTCAGATAGTACCCATCCAAAAATAGGCAAATTGGGTCGAGATCAAGGCGCACGAAAAATTTAACCGCAGGCATATGACGAATATTCCGAAGGTTAAATTTTCGCGCAACGCCGATATCAGGCCAATTGGCCATTTGTGGATGGGTACTATGTATCAATCGGGCAGCAGGTCGTAGAAATAGCACATCACATCCGATCGGGTCACGATGCCGATCAGGCGGTCGTCCTCCACGATGGGCAGCCGGCCGATATCCTGGCGGATCATGATTCGGGCGGCCTGCAAGGGGCTCACGCCCGGGTGGATGGTCTCCACCGGATAACGCATGTAGGCCTTTACCGGAGACTTCATCCGGTTTTCTCCCCGCACCTTCTGAAAGTCGCGGCGTGAAATCATTCCCACCAATCGGTCCCCTTCGGTCACCGGCAAGCCGGTGCACCCCTTGGATCGCATGATTTTAGCGGCCTCCTCCATCGTGGCGGTGGGCTCCACCGTGACCACCGGAAAGGACATCAAATCGCTGATTTGCACCGACGCCTGCTGGTTGCCTTCCACCAGGCTGGAGATCATTTCGATGATGGTATCCGGGTTGACTTGCTTCAGCATGGCCGATCCGGCCCCGGGATGTCCGCCGCCGCCCATGCTTCGCATGATGTCGCCGATGTTGAGGCTTTCCACATCGCTGCGGCCGATCACCATGCAGCGTTCGTTGTCCGGCAGGCAAAAAATGCCGAATGCGGCATCCACGTTCATGATGTCACGGTACATGTTCACCACCAGCGCCAGACCGCTCACATGGCCTTCTATGGGCAGCTTGCTGATGCTGATTCTGTGACCGTTGATTTTCTGGCGCCGCGCCGACTGGAGCATCTCGAACAGGATATCTTTCTGTTTTTCGCCGTAGGCCGGGCGAAGAAACTTGCTCAAAATTTTCAGGTCCGCGCCTTGGGTGAGAAGGTCACCGGCCGCATGGGCATCCTCGGCCGTGGTGTTCGTAAATGTGAGGTGTCCGGTATCTTCGTATAATCCGGCCAGGAAAAGGGTGGCCTGGATCGGTGTCAATCCAATCCCCTTCTCGTTAAGATAGCGCATCATCAGAGTGATATTGGCGCCTACCGGTTCGATGCATTGCCAATCGGATCGAATCGGTTCGCTCGATGCATGGTGATCCCAGACCCGGACCTCCAGGTCCTTCATTTTTTGAAGGGCCTTGGCGCTGGGGATCCGGTGCCATTCGGCCGTATCGACCACGATCAATCGGCTGGCGTCCTCGACGGACGGCGCCGGTTTTTCGCTCCAGGGGAAAACGTCCTTGTGAAGCGACAGAAACGCCTTCACATTGGGGTTGAGAGGTTTGGGGATCAGCGGCGAGGCGTCGGGATAGAGCAGCAACGCGGCCGTTACCGAAGCCACGCCATCGAAATCGGTGTTTTTGTGGGTCGTGATCAGTGTGGCCATGAATCCCATGAAAGGAAAATCGGTTAACGGAAAAATACCTTCAACCACGTAAGACTTACATCGACCGTCAGCGGTCAGACTTTAAGAGACCATGAACGATCCATGTGCGCATCGATCCTGCCACATGCCGATTGACAGGTGCCCGGATTTCCTCCATATAGACACTTTATGGCCGCGCCTGTCAACTGCAACCGGCGTCATTGCCGCGTATATCAAGAGCACGGGGATGTCACCCGATGAAAAAATTCATCATTTCGGTTTTGGGAAAGGACCGGCCGGGCATCATCGCCGCGGTCACCCGGGTCCTGTTTGAAAACGAGTTCAATATCGAGGACGTCAGCCAGACCATCCTTCAGTCCCAATTTTCCGGCATCTTCATCGTCACCGGGCCCGACGCCACCGATCCTGGGAGGTTGTGCGGCGCGTTGCAGGAAGGCACCAGTGGCATGCAGATGCATTACCATGTCAGGGAAATGGACCCCGCGCCCTTCACCTGGACCGCGTGCGCCTGTGAATCTTTCGTGATCACCACGCGGGGGCCGGACCGCAAGGGCCTGGTGGCCCAGATCACGGCCGTGCTGGCCAGGCACAACGTCAATGTCACCCAGCTCGAGGCCGTGTTCAGGGGCGGCAGCGAACCCGGCAAAAACATGATGATTTATGAGGTGGATATTCCCCTGGACATCGACCTGCAACAACTTCGCGCCGACCTCAAAGACAAGGGTGCGGAATTGCAGCTCGAGGTCAACATTCAACACAAGAACATCTTCGAGGCCATGAACCGGATATAAACAGAGGATCTTTGTGCCATGCTCAGCCATAGTGAAATTTTGTCGGTTCTGGAAATGTTGCGCGACGAACACCTCGATCTGCGCACCGTGACCCTGGGCGTCAGCCTGTTGAATTGCGCCAGCGATGACCTGAAGCGTTTCAATGACAAGATCTACGATCGTATCGTGCACAAGGCCGAACATCTGGTTCGCACGTGCGACCTGATCGGGGAAAAATACGGCATTCCGGTGGTCAACAAGCGGGTTTCCATCAGCCCGATCGCCGTTGCCGCAGCCCCCTTCTCCAGCGAGCAGATGGTGGCCGTGGCCCAGACCCTGGATCGCGCCGCACACACGGTGAATGTCGATTTCATCGGCGGGTTTTCTGCCTTGGTTGAAAAGGGCATCGCGGCCGGGGACCGGGCCCTGATCGATGCCCTGCCCCAGGCCCTGACCCACACCGAGCGAGTGTGCGCATCGATCAACGTGGCCTCGACCCGGGCCGGCATCAACATGGATGCCATTCTGCTGATGGGCCGCCGGATCAAGGAAGCCGCCGAAATGAGTGCGGCAAAGGATGGCATCGCCTGCGCCAAGCTGTGCGTTTTCGCCAATATCCCCCAAGACATCCCCTTCATGGCCGGCGCTTATCTAGGCATCGGCGAGCCGGATGCGGTCATCAATGTGGGAGTCAGCGGACCGGGAGTGGTCAAAAAGGCCATCGACCGGGCGTTGGAAGGATCGCCGGCGCTGGATTTGCAGCAGCTTTCGGAACTGATCAAGCGCACGGCCTACAAGGTGACGCGGGCCGGCGAACTGATCGGGC
This Desulfatitalea tepidiphila DNA region includes the following protein-coding sequences:
- a CDS encoding CBS domain-containing protein, with the protein product MATLITTHKNTDFDGVASVTAALLLYPDASPLIPKPLNPNVKAFLSLHKDVFPWSEKPAPSVEDASRLIVVDTAEWHRIPSAKALQKMKDLEVRVWDHHASSEPIRSDWQCIEPVGANITLMMRYLNEKGIGLTPIQATLFLAGLYEDTGHLTFTNTTAEDAHAAGDLLTQGADLKILSKFLRPAYGEKQKDILFEMLQSARRQKINGHRISISKLPIEGHVSGLALVVNMYRDIMNVDAAFGIFCLPDNERCMVIGRSDVESLNIGDIMRSMGGGGHPGAGSAMLKQVNPDTIIEMISSLVEGNQQASVQISDLMSFPVVTVEPTATMEEAAKIMRSKGCTGLPVTEGDRLVGMISRRDFQKVRGENRMKSPVKAYMRYPVETIHPGVSPLQAARIMIRQDIGRLPIVEDDRLIGIVTRSDVMCYFYDLLPD
- a CDS encoding glycine cleavage system protein R; its protein translation is MKKFIISVLGKDRPGIIAAVTRVLFENEFNIEDVSQTILQSQFSGIFIVTGPDATDPGRLCGALQEGTSGMQMHYHVREMDPAPFTWTACACESFVITTRGPDRKGLVAQITAVLARHNVNVTQLEAVFRGGSEPGKNMMIYEVDIPLDIDLQQLRADLKDKGAELQLEVNIQHKNIFEAMNRI
- a CDS encoding PFL family protein; translated protein: MLSHSEILSVLEMLRDEHLDLRTVTLGVSLLNCASDDLKRFNDKIYDRIVHKAEHLVRTCDLIGEKYGIPVVNKRVSISPIAVAAAPFSSEQMVAVAQTLDRAAHTVNVDFIGGFSALVEKGIAAGDRALIDALPQALTHTERVCASINVASTRAGINMDAILLMGRRIKEAAEMSAAKDGIACAKLCVFANIPQDIPFMAGAYLGIGEPDAVINVGVSGPGVVKKAIDRALEGSPALDLQQLSELIKRTAYKVTRAGELIGREVAERLGVPFGVVDLSLAPTPNVGDSVGEIFQSLGIVNIGMPGSTAALALLNDAVKKGGAFASSNVGGLSGAFIPVSEDLNISESARAGHLCLEKLEAMTSVCSVGLDMVALPGDTSAETLAAIIADEMAIGVINRKTTAARLIPVPGKRAGDNAYFGGLLGESVIMPVNNASGANLFVKRGGLIPSPIQSLTN
- a CDS encoding NAD-dependent epimerase/dehydratase family protein, whose protein sequence is MESNKTVLVTGGGGFLGNAIVRMLVDRGDRVCSFSRQRYPELDRLGVFQHTGDLGDADAVRRACRGVAAVFHVAAKPGVWGPYEAYYQANVQGTLNVIAACRAEGVRRLIYTSSPSAVFDGRDMEGVDESVPYPARYEAHYPRTKALAEQAVLDAARNGLPAIVLRPHLIWGPGDNHLAPRLLARAAKLRRVGTGDNKVDTIYVDNAARAHVLAERRLAESPELSGRIYFISQDDPIPLWEMVDHILAAGGLPPVRKKISPALARFAGTLCEALFHLFRIKSEPPMTRFVANELATAHWFDISAAKRDLGYRVEVSTEQGLRRLAEWLKTHQTQAEVQIVPIQK